In a single window of the Oecophyllibacter saccharovorans genome:
- the ribD gene encoding bifunctional diaminohydroxyphosphoribosylaminopyrimidine deaminase/5-amino-6-(5-phosphoribosylamino)uracil reductase RibD codes for MSVPTEAQRQGVRAGFEAALAQAVEKMGATAPNPAVGCALLDEAGTLLAVGAHPAPGQPHAEVMALREAERLGVMGRVRTALVTLEPCNHYGRTPPCSLLLRQSPVQTVWIGARDPNPQASGGAEFLARGGRSSTPSPGSDKQVFFLEDVPEYAPLAADCAALRAPFASRILRGRPWLTVKQALTAEGSMVPPPGRRTFTSPDSLKLAHRLRRATDAVVTGIGTVLADEPSFTVRHLPDHECRHPRLIVVFDRHGRLPPAWRRAREEAGFIVETCRDTAGMLALLATHEANWALVEGGPTLLQTLEAEKLWDDWLTFTVRSGQADAMRLQQSPQPGLLGHESPVTLLDRRLQVTPDMKFSDENGV; via the coding sequence GTGTCTGTGCCAACAGAGGCGCAGCGGCAGGGCGTACGTGCAGGCTTTGAAGCGGCCCTGGCGCAGGCGGTGGAGAAAATGGGTGCCACTGCGCCCAATCCAGCCGTTGGCTGTGCCCTGCTTGATGAGGCCGGCACGCTGCTGGCGGTCGGGGCCCACCCGGCGCCTGGCCAGCCGCATGCGGAAGTCATGGCGCTGCGGGAAGCGGAACGGCTGGGTGTGATGGGGCGTGTGCGCACAGCGCTGGTCACGCTTGAGCCCTGTAACCATTACGGTCGCACGCCGCCCTGCAGCCTGCTTCTGCGTCAGTCACCTGTCCAGACCGTGTGGATCGGCGCGCGCGATCCCAATCCGCAGGCAAGTGGCGGTGCTGAATTCCTTGCCCGGGGCGGCCGCTCTTCCACGCCTTCTCCAGGCTCAGATAAACAGGTTTTCTTTCTCGAAGACGTGCCGGAATATGCCCCCCTTGCCGCTGACTGCGCGGCTTTGCGCGCGCCTTTCGCCAGCCGGATTTTGCGCGGACGGCCCTGGCTGACGGTCAAGCAGGCGCTGACGGCTGAAGGCAGCATGGTGCCGCCACCCGGACGCAGAACTTTCACGTCTCCCGATTCCCTCAAGCTGGCCCATCGCCTGCGTCGCGCCACTGATGCGGTGGTGACGGGCATCGGCACCGTGCTGGCTGATGAGCCCTCTTTCACCGTGCGTCACCTGCCGGACCATGAATGCCGGCACCCACGCCTGATCGTGGTTTTCGACCGTCATGGCCGCCTGCCTCCGGCCTGGCGCCGGGCACGGGAAGAGGCTGGCTTCATTGTGGAGACCTGCCGCGATACCGCCGGAATGCTGGCCCTGCTGGCCACCCATGAAGCGAACTGGGCGCTGGTGGAAGGTGGCCCTACCCTGTTGCAGACGCTTGAAGCGGAAAAGCTCTGGGACGACTGGCTGACTTTCACAGTGCGATCCGGCCAGGCGGATGCCATGCGCCTGCAACAGTCGCCTCAGCCCGGGCTCCTGGGGCATGAAAGCCCTGTGACCCTGCTGGACAGGCGGCTGCAAGTGACCCCTGACATGAAGTTCTCTGATGAAAATGGAGTATGA
- a CDS encoding Crp/Fnr family transcriptional regulator: MGNVTRLDGKAFSLKTDRKAKRAPAMLGETECAGCGGLRSALCGALPPEGRQRLAQWCERFRCPAGCSVATGNSAGDIHVIIEGCIKLFTTLPDGRQQIIAFETAGDFLGLGASLGAGNLGTGSLGADRVVQKGGDSGLTSPSGSSSPLPSPSSVSSSVPCRGFRSGIDETAIAETLVVTTLCRFPVEVVENLARDFPELSLRLRQACMLDVRRLQGQLLLLGRKTARERLASFLLEASGRLQPLSPSARLPWFRLPMSRSDIADYLGLTLETVSRQFGQFRRENFIRLEGIHRFCLLEPEKLRALAGGHLPSGNAQPHKCAAP; encoded by the coding sequence ATGGGAAATGTGACGAGGCTGGACGGAAAGGCCTTCTCTCTGAAGACGGACCGTAAGGCAAAGCGGGCGCCTGCAATGCTTGGAGAAACGGAGTGTGCCGGCTGCGGCGGCCTGCGCAGCGCGCTTTGCGGTGCCCTGCCGCCAGAGGGTCGCCAAAGGCTGGCGCAGTGGTGCGAGCGGTTCAGATGTCCGGCAGGGTGCAGCGTCGCGACCGGGAACAGTGCCGGGGACATTCATGTGATCATTGAAGGATGCATCAAGCTCTTCACGACGCTGCCTGATGGGCGCCAGCAGATCATCGCTTTTGAGACGGCAGGTGATTTCCTGGGGCTGGGGGCCAGTCTTGGCGCAGGCAATCTGGGTACAGGCAGTCTCGGTGCAGACCGCGTTGTGCAGAAGGGGGGTGATTCGGGCCTGACCAGTCCGAGCGGCTCTTCAAGTCCCTTGCCGTCACCGTCATCAGTGTCGTCTTCCGTGCCGTGCCGGGGTTTCAGGAGTGGCATTGATGAAACGGCCATAGCTGAAACACTGGTTGTGACCACGCTGTGCCGCTTTCCGGTTGAGGTGGTCGAAAACCTGGCGCGTGATTTTCCCGAACTCAGTCTGCGCCTGCGCCAGGCCTGCATGCTGGATGTGCGGCGTCTGCAGGGGCAGCTGCTGCTGCTCGGGCGCAAGACAGCCCGCGAGCGGCTTGCAAGCTTCCTGCTTGAGGCCAGCGGCAGGCTGCAGCCCCTGTCCCCCTCAGCGCGCCTGCCCTGGTTCCGGCTGCCGATGTCACGCAGCGATATCGCCGATTACCTGGGGCTGACGCTTGAGACGGTCAGCCGCCAGTTTGGGCAGTTCAGGCGCGAGAATTTCATCCGCCTTGAGGGTATCCACCGTTTCTGTCTGCTCGAGCCCGAGAAGCTGCGTGCGCTGGCAGGCGGTCACCTGCCTTCGGGCAATGCGCAGCCCCATAAATGCGCAGCCCCATAA
- the ribB gene encoding 3,4-dihydroxy-2-butanone-4-phosphate synthase, which translates to MNTSPHPLPSALHEAVAAMRAGRMVIMVDDEKRENEGDLILPAQFANQENIAFMARQGCGLICLALEGEQVDRLGLPPMTENNRDPRGTAFTVSVEAAEGVTTGISAADRALTIRRAADPASTPASLVSPGHVFPLRANPQGVMGREGHTEGAVDLMRLAGLEPAGVICEIMAEDGSMMRLPELKVFARQHGLPLISIAQLRSWIAAHGRGEVVSDDPAEHPIAENHQTESASAPLDLAERFPEAVAALPGLYGGTDLKIHAFVAPDGVEHVALVKGDPQRASQQARTPDEAPLVRLHSECVTGDALGSLRCDCGPQLREALARISQAESGVLVYLRGQEGRGIGLFNKIRAYGLQDQGLDTVEANEALGLPSDARKWDVAAEILRQLGIGRLRLLTNNPLKEEGLEKSGLQVLARVPLEIAPNPFNRHYLDTKRTRMGHFLETSPAAPQLPRAS; encoded by the coding sequence ATGAACACTTCCCCGCATCCGCTGCCTTCTGCACTGCATGAAGCTGTTGCCGCCATGCGGGCCGGCCGCATGGTCATTATGGTGGATGATGAAAAGCGCGAGAATGAAGGCGATCTCATCCTGCCAGCGCAGTTTGCCAACCAGGAGAACATCGCTTTCATGGCGCGCCAGGGCTGCGGGCTGATCTGCCTGGCACTGGAAGGGGAGCAGGTGGACCGGCTGGGGCTGCCTCCCATGACAGAAAACAACCGTGATCCCCGCGGCACCGCTTTCACGGTTTCGGTCGAGGCCGCTGAAGGGGTGACGACCGGTATATCCGCTGCCGACCGTGCGCTGACAATCCGGCGTGCGGCAGACCCAGCCTCCACGCCTGCGAGCCTGGTTTCGCCTGGACATGTCTTTCCCCTCCGGGCCAATCCGCAAGGCGTCATGGGACGTGAAGGCCATACGGAAGGGGCGGTGGACCTCATGCGTCTGGCCGGGCTGGAGCCAGCCGGGGTGATCTGCGAGATCATGGCTGAAGACGGCAGCATGATGCGCCTGCCGGAGCTGAAGGTCTTTGCACGCCAGCACGGCCTTCCCCTGATCAGCATCGCCCAGCTGCGCAGCTGGATTGCAGCTCATGGCCGGGGGGAAGTGGTTTCTGATGACCCTGCAGAGCACCCTATTGCGGAAAACCACCAGACTGAAAGCGCTTCAGCGCCCCTCGACCTGGCTGAGAGGTTTCCCGAGGCTGTGGCCGCATTGCCCGGGCTCTACGGAGGCACGGACCTCAAGATCCATGCTTTCGTCGCCCCTGACGGGGTGGAACATGTCGCCCTGGTCAAGGGAGATCCGCAACGTGCTTCACAACAGGCCCGCACGCCTGATGAGGCGCCACTGGTGAGACTGCACTCCGAATGCGTGACGGGAGATGCGCTCGGTTCGCTGCGCTGCGATTGCGGGCCGCAGCTCCGTGAAGCCCTGGCACGGATCAGTCAGGCTGAAAGCGGTGTGCTGGTCTATCTGCGCGGCCAGGAAGGACGGGGGATCGGGCTGTTCAACAAGATCAGGGCTTATGGCCTGCAGGACCAGGGACTTGATACCGTTGAAGCCAATGAGGCGCTCGGCCTGCCGTCTGATGCACGCAAATGGGACGTGGCTGCTGAAATTCTGAGGCAGCTCGGCATCGGGCGCCTGCGCCTGCTGACCAACAACCCTCTCAAGGAGGAAGGGCTGGAGAAGTCCGGCCTGCAGGTTCTGGCGCGCGTGCCGCTGGAGATCGCCCCCAATCCCTTCAACCGACATTATCTCGATACCAAGCGCACACGTATGGGTCATTTTCTCGAAACCAGCCCTGCTGCCCCCCAACTTCCCAGAGCTTCCTGA
- the pqqB gene encoding pyrroloquinoline quinone biosynthesis protein PqqB: MLDVIVLGAAAGGGFPQWNSAAPGCLAARNGLKQDQRAPENPPDAAPAFAKPRSQASLAFSGDGKHWFLINASPDLRAQILATPELQQPAPRQAGDPVRGTPIAGVLLTGAEIDAAVGLLTLREREPFTLWGSASTLAQLDANPMFEALDRDIVKREKLALDVPFPLPLKDGTPSGLVCEAFAVPGKAPLYAEKEGSQPDETLGFSITGGGRTLVVVPGCAEITPSLIERARKADLFFFDGTLWRDDEMIRAGLSPKSGHRMGHVSVTGDDGPLRHFAACARPRKVLIHINNSNPVLLENSPERSQAEAAGWTVAEDGMRFHLESPPGPQAGAPGESQP; this comes from the coding sequence ATGCTTGATGTCATCGTTCTGGGCGCTGCAGCCGGTGGCGGCTTTCCACAGTGGAATTCCGCAGCTCCTGGCTGCCTGGCGGCACGCAATGGTCTGAAGCAGGACCAGCGCGCGCCCGAGAACCCGCCTGATGCCGCGCCTGCCTTCGCCAAACCACGCAGCCAGGCTTCTCTGGCTTTCAGCGGAGATGGAAAGCACTGGTTCCTCATCAATGCTTCACCCGATCTGCGTGCTCAGATTCTGGCCACACCTGAACTTCAGCAGCCCGCTCCCCGGCAAGCCGGTGACCCGGTACGGGGAACGCCCATTGCTGGCGTTCTGCTCACCGGCGCTGAGATTGATGCGGCAGTGGGGCTGCTGACCCTGCGTGAGCGTGAGCCCTTCACCCTCTGGGGCAGCGCCAGCACCCTGGCGCAGCTTGACGCCAACCCGATGTTCGAGGCCCTCGACCGCGATATCGTCAAGCGTGAAAAGCTGGCTCTCGATGTCCCTTTTCCTCTCCCCCTCAAGGATGGCACGCCTTCCGGCCTGGTGTGCGAAGCTTTCGCGGTTCCTGGGAAGGCACCGCTTTATGCGGAGAAAGAGGGCAGCCAGCCTGATGAAACCCTCGGCTTTTCCATCACCGGCGGGGGGCGCACCCTGGTGGTGGTGCCGGGCTGCGCTGAAATCACCCCCTCCCTGATTGAGCGTGCACGCAAGGCGGATCTGTTTTTCTTCGATGGCACCCTGTGGCGCGACGATGAAATGATCCGCGCCGGTCTGAGCCCCAAAAGCGGTCACCGCATGGGCCATGTATCCGTCACCGGTGATGACGGGCCGCTGCGTCATTTCGCCGCCTGCGCCCGGCCGCGCAAGGTGCTGATCCACATCAACAACTCCAATCCTGTCCTGCTCGAAAACAGCCCCGAGCGGAGCCAGGCCGAAGCCGCGGGCTGGACCGTTGCCGAAGACGGCATGCGTTTTCATCTTGAAAGCCCGCCTGGTCCGCAAGCGGGCGCGCCTGGAGAGAGCCAACCATGA
- a CDS encoding pyrroloquinoline quinone-dependent dehydrogenase encodes MLPGRARAQIPPSSEVLGLDSAGNPAHPSAQSSLYTSTPPTTPQPASVNPAHLPDIGEIPAQDLPTPVPQQSAHPAPGDWAAYGASDEQNRFSPLTQITPENVGRLRRAFIYHTGSLPPRDKPNKWAAETTPIKIGDSLYLCSAMNDMMRVDATTGREIWHYHAGVGYDSIPYTAACKGVTYFTSSQVPQGELCHNRVIEGTLDARLIAVDAATGKACPMFGHNGQVNLMQGLGWAVPGTVSMTTPPPVVNGVAVVNHEVLDGQRRWAPSGVIRGYDAESGKFVWAWDVNNPDDHHQPGPGKFYSRGTPNSWAAMAGDDKLGLVYVPTGNSAADYYSAMRTPAENKVSSAIVALDARTGEPRWVFQTVHKDVWDYDMGAQPTLFDYKDKDGQTIPALLVPTKRGQTFVIDRRTGKPLADFPVVEKPVPEPSRIAGDPRSPTQPWSVGVPRLGVKELTEKQMWGMSPLDQLYCRIKFRRAHYKGEFTPPSLDKPWIEFPGYNGGTDWGSVAYDPKTGIMLANWNNTPMYDQLVTRQTADRMGLRPNDVPQPAASGESSLAEGNGAMADTPYGIVVSPFWNPYTEMLCNQPPYGMITAIDLKNHKVLWQHPLGTARANGPWNLPTGLPLQIGTPNNGGPVVTAGGVAFVAAATDNLLRALDMKTGKVLWSDVLPGGGQANVMTYGVNGKQYVAVMAGGHHFMRTPVTDDLVVYALPDEAQPGKGQAAEADKK; translated from the coding sequence ATGCTTCCGGGTCGGGCACGGGCGCAGATACCGCCTTCATCAGAGGTTCTGGGGCTCGACAGTGCCGGTAATCCTGCCCATCCTTCAGCGCAGTCCTCTCTCTATACCAGCACGCCTCCCACCACGCCCCAGCCAGCCAGCGTCAACCCTGCCCATCTGCCTGACATCGGCGAGATCCCCGCTCAGGACCTGCCCACGCCTGTGCCTCAGCAGAGTGCTCACCCCGCCCCGGGCGACTGGGCGGCCTACGGGGCGAGTGACGAGCAGAACCGCTTCTCGCCTCTGACGCAGATCACGCCTGAAAATGTCGGCAGGCTTCGGCGTGCCTTCATCTATCACACCGGCAGCCTGCCTCCGCGCGACAAACCCAATAAATGGGCTGCTGAGACAACGCCGATCAAGATCGGTGACTCGCTTTACCTGTGCTCGGCCATGAATGACATGATGCGCGTGGACGCGACCACAGGCCGCGAGATCTGGCATTATCACGCAGGTGTCGGTTATGACAGCATCCCCTATACGGCAGCCTGCAAGGGAGTGACCTATTTCACCTCCTCGCAGGTGCCTCAGGGCGAGCTCTGCCACAACCGCGTGATCGAAGGCACGCTGGATGCCCGGCTGATCGCCGTTGATGCGGCCACGGGCAAGGCCTGTCCGATGTTCGGCCATAACGGTCAGGTCAATCTCATGCAGGGGCTGGGCTGGGCAGTGCCGGGCACTGTGTCCATGACCACGCCGCCGCCCGTGGTGAACGGTGTTGCGGTAGTCAATCACGAGGTGCTGGACGGCCAGCGTCGCTGGGCGCCCTCAGGCGTGATCCGCGGTTATGATGCGGAAAGCGGGAAGTTTGTCTGGGCCTGGGATGTCAATAATCCTGATGACCATCATCAGCCTGGTCCCGGCAAGTTCTACAGCCGCGGCACGCCTAACTCCTGGGCGGCCATGGCAGGTGATGACAAGCTGGGCCTGGTCTATGTGCCGACCGGCAATTCAGCAGCCGATTACTACAGCGCCATGCGCACGCCGGCCGAAAACAAGGTCTCTTCAGCCATCGTGGCGCTGGATGCCAGGACAGGTGAGCCGCGCTGGGTGTTTCAGACCGTCCACAAGGATGTGTGGGACTACGACATGGGCGCCCAGCCCACCCTGTTTGACTACAAGGACAAGGACGGCCAGACGATTCCCGCTCTGCTCGTGCCGACTAAACGCGGCCAGACTTTCGTGATCGACCGCCGGACTGGCAAGCCTCTGGCTGATTTCCCGGTAGTGGAAAAACCGGTCCCTGAGCCCAGCCGCATTGCAGGAGATCCGCGTTCTCCGACCCAGCCCTGGTCTGTTGGCGTGCCCCGACTTGGGGTAAAGGAGCTGACGGAAAAGCAGATGTGGGGCATGTCGCCGCTGGACCAGCTGTACTGCCGCATCAAGTTCCGCCGTGCCCATTACAAAGGCGAGTTCACCCCCCCGAGCCTGGACAAGCCCTGGATCGAGTTCCCCGGCTATAACGGCGGCACGGATTGGGGCAGTGTGGCGTATGATCCCAAAACGGGCATCATGCTGGCCAACTGGAATAACACGCCGATGTATGATCAGCTCGTGACGCGCCAGACGGCGGACCGAATGGGGCTGCGCCCCAATGACGTGCCGCAGCCGGCAGCTTCAGGTGAATCCAGCCTGGCTGAAGGCAACGGCGCCATGGCCGACACGCCTTACGGAATCGTGGTATCGCCTTTCTGGAATCCCTACACCGAAATGCTGTGCAACCAGCCGCCTTACGGCATGATCACGGCCATTGATCTCAAGAACCACAAGGTGCTGTGGCAGCATCCCCTGGGCACCGCGCGTGCCAACGGCCCCTGGAACCTGCCGACCGGCCTGCCGCTGCAGATCGGCACCCCCAATAACGGCGGCCCTGTGGTGACTGCGGGTGGCGTGGCTTTTGTAGCGGCTGCGACCGACAATCTCCTGCGGGCGCTAGATATGAAAACAGGCAAGGTCCTGTGGAGTGACGTGCTGCCGGGCGGCGGTCAGGCCAACGTGATGACTTACGGGGTAAACGGCAAGCAATATGTTGCCGTCATGGCCGGGGGGCATCATTTCATGAGAACGCCGGTTACAGATGACCTGGTGGTCTATGCCCTGCCAGACGAAGCTCAGCCTGGTAAGGGACAGGCTGCCGAAGCAGATAAGAAATAA
- the ribH gene encoding 6,7-dimethyl-8-ribityllumazine synthase: MSTHIATAPTDLKLDPPPRLALIVSRFNPVVTGGLRDGALGWLKAHGIENVDIYEAPGAFEMPLMAKRLIRLGRYEGVICLGCVIKGDTAHFEYISLGATMGLMETMLGAETPVAFGILTTYTEEQALVRSRNDAANKGREASAACVETVAFMRATRLPDPGHISC; encoded by the coding sequence ATGAGCACGCATATCGCAACAGCCCCGACTGACCTGAAACTCGACCCGCCGCCTCGCCTGGCCCTGATCGTCAGCCGTTTCAATCCGGTCGTGACCGGCGGCCTGCGCGATGGCGCGCTGGGCTGGCTGAAGGCGCACGGCATCGAAAACGTGGATATCTACGAAGCTCCCGGTGCGTTCGAGATGCCCCTGATGGCCAAGCGCCTGATCCGTCTGGGGCGCTATGAAGGGGTGATCTGCCTTGGATGCGTGATCAAGGGCGATACGGCGCATTTCGAGTATATTTCGCTTGGCGCGACGATGGGGCTGATGGAGACCATGCTGGGCGCTGAAACCCCCGTCGCCTTCGGTATTCTCACCACTTATACTGAAGAGCAAGCTCTGGTCCGCTCACGCAATGATGCCGCCAACAAGGGCCGGGAGGCCTCAGCAGCCTGCGTTGAGACAGTGGCCTTCATGCGCGCGACCCGTCTGCCCGACCCGGGCCATATCAGCTGCTGA
- the pqqD gene encoding pyrroloquinoline quinone biosynthesis peptide chaperone PqqD translates to MPAFTPASRPLFRRGVRLQHDRVRNRWLIQGPERAWLADETAATVLQHLDGKHSINDIAALLATRYNAPTEQILADILDLLAALKAKDLLREKPSD, encoded by the coding sequence ATGCCTGCCTTTACCCCGGCCAGCCGGCCGCTTTTTCGCCGCGGCGTGCGGTTGCAGCATGACCGGGTACGCAACCGCTGGCTTATCCAGGGCCCTGAGCGCGCCTGGCTGGCCGACGAAACCGCAGCCACCGTCCTGCAGCATCTGGACGGCAAACACAGCATCAACGATATCGCCGCCCTGCTGGCCACACGCTACAACGCCCCGACTGAGCAGATTCTGGCGGACATTCTGGACCTGCTTGCCGCTTTAAAGGCAAAAGACCTGCTGCGCGAAAAGCCGTCCGACTGA
- the pqqE gene encoding pyrroloquinoline quinone biosynthesis protein PqqE: MSLLAELTHRCPLACPYCSNPLDLERRSEELPREIWERVLEEAAELGVLQVHFSGGEPMSRPDLPALVEKARSVGLYTNLITSGLMLTEATLRKLDEAGLDHIQLSFQDVVPEEADLLAGVKNVQPRKLETARLIMQSDIPLTLNFVLQRRNMERMPAMFHLARQLGVHRVEMACAQYYGWALKNRPALLPTRAQLDQAAACVAEEEKKGGLAIDFVTPDYYADRPKPCMGGWGRRFLNVSPSGRVLPCHAAETIPNVAFPNVRDASLREIWYDSELFNKFRGTDWMPKPCSSCDRREQDWGGCRCQALALTGNAANTDPVCSLSPFHDRVVKALEEANAPAPPFIYRRFSS; this comes from the coding sequence ATGAGCCTGCTAGCCGAGCTGACACATCGCTGCCCGCTGGCCTGTCCCTATTGCTCCAATCCGCTCGATCTTGAGCGCCGGAGCGAAGAACTGCCACGCGAGATATGGGAGCGGGTTCTGGAAGAAGCGGCGGAGCTCGGTGTGCTGCAGGTGCATTTTTCAGGCGGTGAGCCGATGTCCCGCCCCGATCTGCCGGCCCTGGTGGAAAAAGCGCGCAGCGTCGGGCTCTATACCAATCTCATCACTTCCGGCCTGATGCTGACCGAAGCCACACTCCGCAAGCTCGATGAAGCGGGGCTGGACCACATTCAGCTCTCCTTCCAGGACGTGGTGCCTGAGGAAGCCGATCTGCTGGCAGGCGTGAAGAACGTGCAGCCGCGCAAGCTGGAAACCGCACGGCTGATCATGCAGAGCGATATCCCCCTGACGCTGAATTTTGTCCTGCAGCGCCGCAACATGGAACGCATGCCGGCCATGTTCCACCTTGCACGCCAGCTGGGCGTGCACCGAGTGGAGATGGCCTGTGCGCAATATTACGGCTGGGCCCTCAAAAACCGCCCTGCGCTCCTGCCGACACGCGCCCAGCTTGACCAGGCCGCCGCCTGCGTGGCTGAGGAGGAGAAAAAAGGCGGGTTGGCGATCGATTTCGTCACCCCTGATTATTACGCCGACCGCCCCAAACCCTGCATGGGCGGCTGGGGGCGACGCTTTCTCAACGTCTCCCCTTCAGGCAGGGTCTTGCCCTGTCACGCCGCTGAAACCATTCCGAATGTGGCTTTTCCCAATGTGCGGGACGCTTCGTTGCGGGAGATCTGGTACGACTCCGAGCTGTTCAACAAATTCCGCGGCACCGACTGGATGCCCAAGCCCTGCAGCAGCTGCGACCGGCGCGAGCAGGACTGGGGCGGCTGCCGCTGCCAGGCCCTGGCGCTGACCGGCAATGCCGCCAATACCGATCCGGTCTGCAGCCTGTCGCCCTTCCATGACCGTGTGGTCAAAGCCCTGGAAGAAGCGAACGCGCCTGCGCCACCTTTCATCTACAGGCGGTTCAGCAGCTGA
- a CDS encoding riboflavin synthase — protein MFSGIIEHVGEVTTADRRPSAMDLRVASGFTDLQEGESIAVNGVCLTATRFTPQGEVEFHLSGETLDRTGLGALQPGARVNLERAVSLATRLSGHIVQGHVDGLGWLSAIEPAGDSHDLQVFLPASLRRYVVEKGSITIDGISLTVNAVYDSSAALSPFGKSRLQEGPGFEIGLMIIPHTWAHTRLSTLRVGDPVNVEVDVLAKYVETLLQHGGKPVSAFIQGEPA, from the coding sequence GTGTTTTCAGGCATTATCGAACATGTGGGAGAGGTCACGACTGCTGACAGACGTCCCAGTGCCATGGACCTGCGCGTTGCCAGCGGTTTTACGGATCTGCAGGAAGGTGAAAGCATTGCCGTCAATGGCGTCTGCCTGACGGCGACCCGTTTCACCCCCCAGGGCGAGGTAGAGTTCCACCTCAGCGGGGAAACCCTGGACCGCACCGGCCTCGGTGCCCTGCAGCCAGGCGCGCGCGTCAATCTCGAGCGGGCCGTTTCCCTTGCCACCCGGCTTTCAGGCCATATCGTGCAAGGCCATGTCGATGGTCTCGGCTGGCTGAGCGCGATTGAACCGGCGGGCGATTCGCATGACCTGCAGGTCTTTCTGCCCGCTTCCCTGCGGCGTTACGTGGTGGAAAAAGGCTCCATCACCATTGACGGCATCAGTCTGACCGTCAATGCGGTTTACGACTCGTCTGCAGCCCTTTCCCCTTTCGGAAAATCCCGGTTGCAGGAAGGGCCGGGATTTGAGATCGGCCTGATGATCATTCCCCATACCTGGGCCCATACCCGCCTTTCCACCCTGCGCGTGGGCGATCCGGTCAATGTGGAGGTGGATGTGCTGGCCAAATATGTCGAGACCCTTCTGCAGCACGGGGGAAAACCGGTCTCCGCATTTATTCAGGGAGAGCCCGCATGA
- the pqqC gene encoding pyrroloquinoline-quinone synthase PqqC: MTSALPAFPAPPALDTLLTPDQLEERLRAIGAERYHRNHPLHKAMYAGELTREQLQAWALNRYYYQAQIPVKDATLMARLPTPELRREWRRRIVDHDGTEPADTSATEGGVTRWLHLTRGLGLTDNYVTSLEGLLPGTRYAVDAYVAFVRDRSILAAIASSLTELFSPTIIPERMSGMLRHYPFITEETMAYFKPRLTQAPRDSEFALAWVRAHARTPETQAEVIGALEFKCGLLWTLLDVLDYSYGRGAQGPAQAHIPPGSFVPEGYVSAIGGKPTQHALLSPGA; the protein is encoded by the coding sequence ATGACCTCCGCCCTCCCTGCCTTTCCCGCCCCTCCCGCTCTGGACACTCTCCTGACGCCTGATCAGCTGGAGGAAAGGCTCCGTGCCATCGGCGCAGAACGCTATCATCGCAATCACCCCCTACATAAAGCGATGTATGCAGGAGAGCTGACACGCGAACAGCTCCAGGCCTGGGCTTTGAACCGGTATTATTACCAGGCGCAGATTCCGGTAAAAGACGCCACCCTCATGGCCCGCCTGCCCACGCCTGAGCTGAGGCGTGAATGGAGGCGGCGCATCGTCGACCATGACGGCACAGAGCCCGCCGATACTTCCGCTACAGAAGGCGGAGTGACCCGCTGGCTGCACCTGACGAGAGGTCTGGGGCTGACAGACAATTACGTCACTTCACTGGAAGGCCTGTTGCCAGGCACCCGTTACGCTGTCGACGCTTATGTGGCTTTCGTGCGTGACCGGTCCATTCTGGCAGCCATCGCTTCCTCCCTGACCGAGCTTTTCTCACCTACCATCATTCCCGAGCGGATGTCGGGCATGTTGCGCCATTACCCCTTCATCACTGAAGAGACGATGGCTTATTTCAAGCCGCGCCTCACCCAGGCGCCGCGCGATTCCGAATTCGCCCTGGCCTGGGTACGCGCGCATGCCCGCACGCCCGAAACCCAGGCTGAGGTGATAGGCGCGCTTGAGTTCAAATGCGGCCTTCTGTGGACCCTGCTGGACGTGCTGGATTATTCCTACGGTCGCGGCGCGCAGGGACCTGCGCAGGCCCATATTCCTCCCGGCAGCTTCGTGCCCGAAGGCTACGTATCGGCCATCGGCGGCAAGCCGACGCAACACGCCCTCCTTTCCCCCGGTGCCTGA